The genomic interval CTCCTTAACAATATATCTAAATTAATTAATTTATATATGAGTTATTACGCCTAATAAAACTTTCCTCAATTTTAATTTTTATAAGCTTTTATGAATGTAAATTTATATTTGCAGTAATAGCTTTAAAATTAAGCTGTTTAATAGGTGTATGCCTTAATGCTAGAAAGCATTTTAATTCCTTTAGCTATAGTTAGTTTAGCAGAGCTGGGAGATAAAACTCAATTAACAATTTTACTTTTATCTTCAAAAACTAAAAAGGCTTAAAATGCAATTTAAAAACCCATTTTACCATGGTTTTATATTAATTTTTCTTTCAGAATGGGTGATAAAACGCAGGTAGCTTCAGTTTTATTTGCAGTTAAATATAATTGGTTTTTGTTTTCATTAGCATCATAATGGCGTTAAGTTTAATATCAGCCTTAACTATTTATCTGGGTAAACTTCTTTCTAATAAACTTAAGGAGAGTGTTTTAACGAAAGTTTCTGGCATTATGTTTATAGTAATAGGTGTAACTTTTTTTCCTATTCTAAAATTCTAGACGAAAAATTCTCTATATATTATATTTACCGCGTTCTTTAATTTATTTTCATCAATGATAAGTATTATATTAGAACTGTTTAAGCTTTTTGAAATCATAAATAAATTAATTTTACTCTTGTTTAAGACATTTATTAAACGAGAGATTGTACTTACATTATTCTTTAAAACCTCTCCTGTAACGCTTAAAGCACCTACGCTTCCCCCCTTCACCTTTGGTTTGTAACCATATCTTTTCAGATCTCTCTCAATTATTAACTCTATTTTTTCTTTCATAATGAATCTATGGTTAAGATTAATTGTTAATGAAATTTCATTTGCTGAGGTAGCCACATCATAAATATCGATTCCATAATTTGATAAAATGCTTGTTACATTGCTTAAATATCCTCTTCCCTCTGGTGTATTCATAAATTCATCATAAATTGTTAATAAATAAAATTTTCTTGCGGATATTCCTGCTATAGGTTTCTTATAAGTGGTTGCTGTTTCATTGCATACTAGGGTTGATGTTTTGCTTTTAATTGTTTTAACTTGAATTGGAATATTATATGCTTTAGCAATTTTAATAGCTATAGGATGGATAACTTCTATTCCTCTCCAAGTTAATTCTCCAGCTTCATCATAGCTTAAGCGTGAAATAATATTGGTTTTACCATATTCAGGTTCAACAATATAGATTCCAGGGACATCTTTAATTATTTCATATTTAGCTTTCATAGCTGCTGCAACAATAGCTCCAGTAACATCTGTGCTATTTCTTCCTAAAAGCTTATATTCTCCCGTCTCTAATTGTTTACCAACAAATCCTCCAACAATAGGTGCATATCCTTTACTCAGGTTATGCAATAAGTTTTCTTTAATATTTTTTATGCTTAACTCTTCTTTGATAACTCCTCTAGAATCAACTATTATTCCAGCTTTATAACCATCCATATAAATCGAGTTACAACCTAAATATTTTAGAAAATGAGAGAGAATTATTCCAGAATGATTTTCACCAGTAGAAATAAATTGATCATAGTTTATAGGCGTTTTCAGCTTTTCTAATTCTTCATTTAACAACTTAAATGCCGTTTCTTTAATGCTTAAGTTTCGAATGCCTTGAATAATTTTTTTATATCTATTTTTCAAGTTTAAAATAACTTTATCTTTTTTATTTTTATAGAGTTTTGTTAAAACATCTGTAACTCCTTTAGGAGCAGACACAACAGATATAACTTTATATTTTTGAGTTAAATCAACAATATATTTAGCCGCTTCTAAAAAACTATTTTTATCGTATAATAAGGAGCCACCAAATTTTGAAACAATTTTCTCAACCATTTTATATCAACCAAATAAACCTTAAATTAACTGTTGCATTCATACAATCTTTTCTTTATTTATGTGGATTGACGCCATATTTTTTGGAATTCTAACTCGTAAACTTCAGCTAAACCTTTACTTTTAATAATGAGTAGATTTTCATTATTTTTTGTTTCAGCGTTTTGCGACCAGTTGTAACTTCCAGTTATTACTATCTTCCCATCTATTATCGCTACTTTATTATGCATAAGAGCTGGATTTGAGTCAAGTTTAACTTCAATTCCAGCTTTTTTAAGCTTGTAATATTCGCTATACCCGGTTAATTGCTCCTTTTCCATAACAATTTTAACTTCAACGCCTTTGTTATAAGCATTAATTAAAGCGTCTCCAATACTGTCTAAAGTAAAGCTGTAAATCATTATGTGAATAGATTGATTAGCTTTATTAATCCAATAAATTAATTTTTCCTCACATTTACCATTAGGAGAAAAATACGCTTCATAACTAAAAATAGATTCATTCGCATAGGTAGCATTTTGATAAATAGTTTTAGTGAAAGTTATTGTTATCGAGTGAGATGGGTGAGGAGTAATATTCCATAAGCTTATGCCAACTAAAATTCCAGTTAAAAATGATAATAAAATTATTATTACCTTAACTTTCAACTTTCTTTTCCCTATAAGAACTATTGTTAACTTAATTAAAATTTTTAACGCTTTAACTTGAATTTATGGTTTGTTTTGCTCCGCATATTAAGCAAAACTTTGCGTTAATTGGAATTTTAGCTCCACATTGAATGCAATATTTAGTTTCTTGAATTGTTGGTGGAACCAGGGGAATAGTAGTAGATGCTTTTGCGATCATACAGTAATAATAAATTGTCATGGCGATAAAGTATATTGGCGTAACTAAAGCTGAGATAATAGAGGAAATTAGGAAGCCGATTTGAATGGGGCTTCCCACTAAAAAAGCTTGGATTCTTCCACTTATGAATGATGCTAACCCAATTAAAATCATTAAGAATAATAATATGCCGAAAGTTTTAATCCATCTTTTAGCTACAAGATTTCTGCTTCTTTTTAGGCTTGCGATAATTCCTAAATTCTCTATTATAATAGCTGGAGTAAAGAGAAAGAATATTATTGATAAGATTATTCCTGGAACTACTAGAAGCATAAATCCAATTGCAATTAATAAACCTGAAATAAAACTAGCTCCAAGTAGTGCGGGTAACTTTCTAATTACTATCTTAAAAGATTCTTTAAGGTTTATAGGTGTTTCTTCAAGCAAGCTAGATGTATATTTAACAGTTACTCCTCCAGCAATCATGTTGATTATCCAACTTAAAATTGTAGCGAACAGAATTGCAGTAAAGAAAACAATCACGCTTGGAATTAAATTATTTAAATTACCTCTTATATAACTCGTTAAATTTAAAGGTAGGGAAATTGAAACTACGCTTAATATTAATCCCGTTAACACGCTTGAAATAAGCAATGGGGTAAACAAATTTATAAAATGTGCTTTATAAAAATTAATTGCTTGCGTTATAACTTCAAAAGTATCAAGTTCTTTTAAAGGTTTCTTAATTTGACTCATTAACCTCCCCTTTTATAAGATTTAAAGCTTTAATTGTAAGCAGCACTCCAATTAAGATTAAAATTGAGCATAAAATAAATGTTCGCCTAAATCCTATCGAATCGGAAAGAAAGCCTCCAAGCCCTGGTCCAATTATCCATCCAAGATACCAAGTCATATTGTATAACCCTATAGCCTCTCCTTTTTGTTCCGTTGGAACAGAATCAGTTACTAAATACATTCCTGAAACTCCTAAAGCTGCCCATGCTATTCCTTCAATAGCTTGAATAATACACATGCCAATTAAATTTCTAGCTAAGGAGTATGAAAGAAACACAATAAAGAAAAGAGCCATTGAAACAAGTAAAATTACTTTAGAACCTATTTTATCTGAGGTTCTCCCAAATAAAGGTGCCGCAACAGCGCCTCCAATAGATCCTATGGTGAAAACTATGCCTATTTGAGTTTTTGAAGCACCTAAATCAGCTATGAAAAGAGATAATATAGAGTAAATGATCCCAGAGCAAATGGTAAGCGGGAAAAGAGCTGCACAAATCAAATAAATATTCTTTCTTACCATAAAACTCCCCCATTAATAAAGCAAATTTTATTAGAATTCTTAACCTATTTTTAAAGCGAGGTAAAAAACAATTTACTAAAGAAGTTGCACAATAATGTTTTCCTAATGTTATATTTAAAGATTACTTTAATTAGTTTGGTTTTAGTTTTTCATATGACAATATATATTCTATATAATTAAATATTCTTGCAAGAAAATTAAGCATTCAGCATTATTGAATTAACCAAATTTTTAATGAAAAGCCTTAAATCTTAAAAATGTTTAAAATTTCTATTAATGATTAGAAAAACTTTTTCTAAATTAAACTTAATTCAAGATGAACTCTTTAAAATTTTTAGGGAAACTCCTTTAAAATTAATTAAGTTTTCAGCAATTTTAAAAAGCATTTTCAAGAAATTAAGCGTTGATGAAGGCTTAAAAAATGAAGTTTTAATTCTTTTATGCAAAGGCTTAACTTTTAATAAAAGCTTTAGAAAAATTCCAAAGCTTGAACAATTAATTATTGAATATGAAAGCTCAAATGAGCCTTTACTAGATTACGCTAAATGTTTTTTTGCTAAAGCTCTTTCTAACTTTTTTAACGAGAAAATTAGTAAATATAAAAATGAAGCGGCTAGAAAAATTTTTCTTAGAGATTTATCTGATTTAACAGATATTCTACACTCAATACCTGTGGAAAAGCTTTTAACAAAAATTGAAAGCCTTCAATTTAATGAAAAAACAAGCGTAATTTTTATGGATTTTATTAATGAGTTGAAAACGCTTATTGATAAAAAATGGAATCCAGATTTAGAAGTTGAAAGAAAAATTAATGAAGCTCAAAAAGAAATTGAGTTTTACTTATCTAAAATGGAAAATTTATCTGGTTTTAAGCTCGGCTCTATTGGAAACTATCAAGAGGGGTTGCTTATCCACTGCTTTTTTGATCCTTGGTATAATGATAACTCATCGCTTTGGGGAGTTAGCTTCTATCCAATTTTGAATATATTAAATTTGCAACCGCCATATATTTTTTTTGATGCTTTAAGAAGAGGTTTATTAGCTAGAGAAGCAGCTCACTTTTTTACTCCCAATATAATAGAGAAAATGGAAAGAGTCTACGAGCAAATGGATTACTGTGCCTACAAGATTCTTAACGATTTTGAAGCTGAATTCTGGGAGTTTGCTAGGCATGGATTAAGAGAGGAATCTAAAGAATTCGATGGAATAAATTATTATTTAGAGTGGGAAGCTATTGTTGGATGGGACTTCTTAAATAAAGTTTTCTCTAGATTAAAAAGCATAAACCGTTTTAAATCTGAAATCAACTTTTCAGAATATCAATCAATAGTTGATTCTTTAGCATTAAAGCCTAAGCATGTTTCTTTAACTCAAGAAGAGCTTTCAATATTAAATTTTCTATCTGAAAAACCCTTGATTTCAGTTAGCGAGCTTTCTCAAAAAACTGGAGTAAGCTTACCTACTGTTCAAAAGCTTCTTAAAACCTTAAGGCTTAAAGCTAATATTTGGCCAAGCGTTTTAGTAGATTTAAATAAGCTTAACATAACTTGCTTTTTAACACTATTAAAAATTAAGCCGCATGTATTAAATGAGTTAATTAACATTATTTGGCTTTTCCCTTATTGCGGAAGAATCTATAAAGTTTTTGGGGAAACAAATTTATTATGTTACTTTCAAATTCCATTAAGTTATGAAAACTTTATTTATGATTATTTAACTATTCTTAAAAGAGCAGATGTAATAGAGAAAAGCTTTATTTTTAAAGTTGAAGAGTTCTATTATAATTTTAATCCAAGATTTTATAACGCGAGCATTAGCGATTGGGATGTGCCTTGGGATGAATGGGGTTTATGGCTTAAAGAATATCTTTTAACAAAAGGATTGCTTCATGTGATTAAAGGTAGACCTAAAGAAGGGAAAAGAAAAATTAAGGTAAACAAAATCGACCTTGAATTAATTCGTTTATTAAGAGTTAATGCGCGATTTCCTTTTTCTGAAATAGGGTTTAAGCTAGGCGTTAGCGGAGCTTATATTGGTCAGAGAGTTAGGCATTTAATAAACTCTCAAGTGATAACCCCAACAGTTGCTTCTTTTAGGATTGGTTTAGATGAAGCTGTTTTCGTAACTTTTGATTGTGAAGAAGAAGATTTAACAGCTATTAAATCAGCTTTCGACGAGTTACCTATGTGGCAAGGATTCAAAATAAGCGGCGATATGGAGGGAGTAGCATCGATGATTTATATTCCAACAGGGGAAACTCAAGAGCTTCTCTACGCTATAGATAAATATTTGATTGAATCTAAATTAGTTAATAAATATATGATTCATGTTATAGAGCGATGGACTGGAATGAGAAGATGGCTTCCAATAGAATTATATACAGATGGTGCAGGTTGGATTTTTGATAAAAATGAATATTTAAACCAGTTGAAAGATGAAGTTGAAAGCTTAACTAATAAAAGTTAAGCTTTAAAGGAGTTTTCTTTAATGATTAAAAAAGCTTATTTAATAGAGCTTCTAAAATTTAAGAAAAATTTATGGTTTTTAGCTTTCGCTGCTTTTCTTCCTTACTTTTCTTCAGGAATGATTGCTGCTTTCATAATGGTTTGGCTTAGGGAACTTGGGGCTTCTTTTTTAAATGTTGGCATTGTAAACGGTATCAGCAATTTAGCTTTAGCCTTATCATTTTTTATTGGAGGTTTTTTAAGCGATAATTACGGTGGAAAAAAAATATTTTTCTTAGGTTTAATTTTATCTCTTTTATCCTCAATATTTTATGGAGCTACAGGCTGGCTTTTTACTTGGCTTCTAGTAGCTTTAGGTTTAATTTTGGGTCGAATATCTATAGGGTTTAGAGAAGCTTCTTCATTTCAAATAGTTTATAAAGCTTCAGAAAAACATAAGCATGCTTCATCATTTGGGCTTTTATCAACTTTTAAGCAGCTTGGTTATGTAATCGGCCCTGTTACAGGAGGGTTAATTGCATATATTTTTGGGTTAAAAACCCCCTTTATTTTAGCTCCTCCAATAACTCTTGCAGCAATAATGCTTACCTCTAAATTAAATTTAGGAGAGAGTAAAGTTAAATTAAGGTTTAGCTTAAAAGAAGCTAAGAAAGCTTTAAGCTTAAACTCTGGAGTAACGATTTTAATTTTTATCTCCTTATGGGATCAATTTTTCTTAGAGATTGGAAACCCCTTCTATATGATTTTCCTTAATGAAGAATTTAAAGCACCATCTTATATACTCGGTTTATGTTTTACACTTATGTCTTTAAGCACACTTGTTTTCAGCATGATCAGCGGAGTCGCATCAGATTTAATTAAAAAAAGGAAACCTTCAATAATTTTTAGTGCTTTAGTAATGGCTTTAAGCGTTGGTTTAGTAGCCTTCGCATTTAACCCATGGATGTTTGTAGCTAGCTATTTTCTAGCTGGAGTTTCAACAGCAATCTCTAATACAGCTATTCCATCTTATTTTGCAGATGTTTTAAAAGATAAAGCTTCAACAATTTTTGGGTTTAGGTTTGCAGCTATGTACTTTACTGGATGTTTTTCACCGTTAATTTCAGGATGGGTAATTCAAAACTTTCAGTCTTTAAGGTTACCTTTCATCATAAATTTTGCAGGTTTAATTATTGAAATTCCTCTTTTAATAGCTTTCTTTAAAGAATAAGCTTACCAAAACCTTCTTTTTAAAGACTCTTTTTCAGCTTCAACAATTAACTCAAATAATTTGTCATTTACACCTCTAACCTTTTGAGCTATATGCTCCACATCTGAAAAATTAAGTTTTTTCCCAGCTAAAATATAAACTGTTATTAAACCATATTTTTGATATAATTTAGCTGATTCTTCAGCTTCCTCAATAATTTTCTTATCTTTAAATGATTTAACCCTTTTCTTTAAAGCGTTTAATGCATCATCTTCTGTGGTAGAAAGAATTCCTATAGTCTTTGAACCGCATTTAGGACAAGAAAAATTTTTAGGCAAGTTTTTTACAGCTATTGGCTTAATAAATTTCCAGCAAGAAATGCATGCGAAAAGTTTAACTTCATTTAATATTCTAGCTTTAGCAGCTTCTATAAGGATACGCTTCATTTTCTCAGGCGGAATCAAATCTGTTTTTTGACCAATTTTTTCAATTCCTAACCTAGCTATTGGAGAGGCTTCATTTTTTTCTATAATCGCTAACTCAATTTTCCCATTTTTAATATCATTTAAAACTTCAATTGTTTTTAAAACATCTAAATCTTTATCGTAAGCTTCCTTTAAAGCTTCTTGAAAAATTATTGTGTCTTCAAAACTTTTAATTAATTGCTTTAAGCTTATTTTGGTTGCATCAACCCATTTTGAAAGAGCGCCAAAACGCCTTGCAACATGAACTGCTCTTCTTTTAAATAAACCTGTTTTAATAGCAGCTTCATTAATTAAATCAGTTAACTTCTTAGTTTGAGAAATTTTACGTAAAACATTTGCAACACTATTCTTTCCAAAGCCTTTAATTGATTGGATAACTATTCTATAGGCATCTTGTTGAACTCCAATAGTTGAGCTTAATTCTTCAGATAATACATGCCCTATAAGCCTAGCTAAAGTTCTATTAACTAAAGTTCCAAAATGACATGTAATAATTGTATATTCATCCCAATCTTCAATTGTAATTCTTTTATCAGTTGGCGCAGGATAACCTTTTTTCACATGCTCTACAGTTTCAGAAATAGCTTTTAAAACAGTTTCTTCATCAACAAAATATTTGTTTGCTATTCTCTTTACAATTTTATTTAAGTTTTCTCCTGCTTTTAAGCTTTCTTCAACTAAAGCTCTTATTGATCCAACTTCTTGAGCAACTTCAAATGGCACAGGAATTTCCTCTCCAATCCAGCTTGGTATAGCACCGGTTGGATCAGTTATAGCTTTTACATATATTTTATCTCCTCTTACACTTTTAATCATCCATGGGCTACCTTTCATAATGAATTTTACTCCAGGTTCACCATATTCTGCTATAAAAGCTTCATCTAAAATTCCTATTGAAGAATCAGAATCTTCATCAACAACCAAATATTGTTTTTCATCAGGAATCATAGACATTTCTCTAAAATAATACTCGTAAAGCTCCTTAATTCTTTTAGGCTTTAGCATAACTTTATCGTTGAATGAAACCCAAGCCAATCTAGGAAATCTTGAATGCATATATTCCGCTATCGCTTTAACATCTTCTTCGGTTAAATTTCTGTACGGATAAGCTTCTTTAAATATTTTAAGAATCTCATTGAATGTCCAACGGTTTTTTTGAATAAGTAAACCGGTTATTTGATGAGTTAAAACATCAAAAGGCTTCTCTGGAATTTTAACTTGCTCAAGATTTTCTTGATAAACGCTTCTAGCTATAACCATTGCTTCTAAAGTATCATCTGAATCTAAAGTTATTATAGCTCCTTCAGCTATTCTTCCAACTTTATGTCCGCTTCTTCCAATTCTTTGAATCAACCTTGTAACCTGCCTTGGGCTCATATATTGAATTACATAATCTATTTTTCCTATATCTATTCCAAGCTCTAAGGAGCTTGTGCAAACAAGCCCTTTTAACTCCCCTTTTTTTAAACTTTTTTCAGCTGTTACTCTAACAAGCTTAGCTAAGGAACCGTGGTGAATGGAAATTGGGAAATTTACATCCCAAACTTTAAATCTGCTAGCTAAAACTTCAGCTATAGCTCTTGTATTGGTGAATAAAAGCACAGAATCATGAGCTTTAATTAAATCTTTTATAACTCTAAGCCTTGCTGTTACTTCAGGATGTGTATAAAGCTTATTTGCAAGCTTATAATCATCATCAATAACTGAAGGAAACAATATTTTAATTTTAGTCTTTCTTTTTATTGGAATCTTAATTACTTCAATTGATCTATTTTCTCCAACTAGAAATTTAGCTACAGCCTCTGGGCTTCCTATCGTAGCTGATAACCCGATTAATTGAAACTCACTTTTAGTTATCCATCTTAACCTTTCTAAAGCTAAAGAGAGTTGGCTTCCCCGTTTATCCTCAGCTAATTCATGCACTTCATCTATAATAACATATTTAACGCTTTTCAAATGTTTCTTCATTATTTTACCAACAAGCAAAGCTTGAAGAGTTTCAGGGGTTGTAATCAGCATGGTTGGAGGCGTTTTAGCTTGCATACTTCTCTCTTTAACATCTGTGTCGCCATGTCTAACTGAAACTTTTAACTCAAGCTTTTTACACCACCACTCCAATCTATCCAGCATATCTCGATTTAAAGCTCTTAAAGGCGTTATGTAAAGGATGCTTACTCCAATTTGATTACTACCTTTAACCAAAAGATTGTTTAAAACAGGAAGAATCGCAGCTTCAGTTTTTCCAGTTGCAGTTGGAGCTATAAGAAGAATATTTTTTCCTTGAAGTATTAATGGAATAGCTTTTTGTTGAGCTTCAGTGGGAACTGAGAATTTTCGCTCTTTAATAGCTTCTTGAATAGGCTTAATAAATAAAGAAAAAACATTTAAAGCTTCTTCAGCTTTCTCCATAATTTGCTCTCCAACTAACCATATTAAACTGTTAAAGCATTAAAATAAAAGTTAATTAACTAAAAAACTTTAAATGAATTGTTTACTACATTAGAAATTTTAAGGTTTAAGATGTAATTTCAGCAGGTTTGGAGAAAAAATTGAGCTTGAATTTAGAAAAAGAATGGCGTGAACGACTTGTTAAAACGAATTTAGATCTTATAATTCTTAGGCTTCTTAAAGAAAAACCTAGATGGGGCTATGAAATAAATATGGAAATAAGAAATAGATTTAAAGTTTATTTAAGTGCTGGAACACTTTATCCGCTTCTCCACTCTTTAGAGGATAAAGGTTATGTTGAAGGCGCTTGGCAACCTGAAGGTGGAAGAGAAAAAAGAATTTATAAAATAACTTTAAAAGGCGAAGAATTCCTTAACGCTGGAGAAAAAGCTTTAGAAAGAACTTTATTAAGGCGAGAGTCTTAACGGTGAATTTAATTGAATATAAATAAAAAGGAACTTGTTAAAAATGTACTTTTAATAATTATTATTTTAGCGTCTGTTCAAGCAGGATGGCAAATTCTAAAGTTTTCATTAAATACTTCAATTCCTTTAGCTTATGTGCCGTCTAAAAGCATGGAGCCCACTCTTAAAGTTGGAGATTTAGTTGTAATTAAGGGGTTTCCCTCTAACGAAATAAAGGAAGGGTCAATTATAGTATTTTATGTTCCAGGGCATTATGGAGAAGACGAATATAGAATAGTTCATAGAGTTGTTAAAGTGGTTGATTTAGGAAGCGGATTAGGCTTTGAAACTAAAGGCGATAATAACCCTATTTCAGATTACTATAGATGGGGTTATATCCCAGCATCTTATATTGTTGGAGTTGTTGTTTATAAGATTCCTTATATTGGGTATGCAGCTTTGGTGGTTAGAAAGCCGCTTGGGATATTAATTATCTCTATTTTAATAGCGATAATCTTATTCTCTGAGCTTTTTGAATCTAAAAAGAAAAGTTTTAATCAAAAAGTTAATTAAAAAGTTTAATAATCCTCTTTAACAATTTGATTTTTAATGGGGAGTTGTTTGTCGGAAAATATTGTAAATATAGAGAATGTTGTTGCTTCAGCTTTTTTAGATCAAAGGCTTGATTTAAGCGCTATAGTTAGGCTTTTTCCTAACGTTGAATATAAACCTGAGCAATTTCCAGGGTTAGTTTATAGACTAAAAAAACCTAAAACAGCAACCTTAATTTTCGCTAGTGGAAAATTAGTTTGCACAGGTGCAAAATCTGAAAGTGAAGCTAGAAAAGCTGTATTAAAAGTTATAGATGACCTTAGAAAAAACGGGTTAATGAGCACTAGCAATGTTAATATTCAAATTCAAAATATTGTTGCTTCAGCTGAATTAAATGGAACAATAGATTTAGAGAAATCTATATATGCTCTTGAAAGAACAATGTATGAACCTGAGCAATTTCCAGGGTTAATCTACAGAATGGATAACCCTAAGGTTGTTATGCTGCTCTTCGCTAGTGGAAAATTAGTTTGTACAGGCGCAAAAAAAGAATCAGAAGTTGCTGAAGCAGTAAATAGGCTTCGAAAAATTCTTGAGGAGAGAAAGCTTATAAAGTATCGCAGTTAAACACTAAACAGTTTATTTAATTTAACCTCTAAAACATTTTTAGGTAAAGCTCCAATAACTTTATCAATT from Candidatus Bathyarchaeota archaeon carries:
- a CDS encoding TMEM165/GDT1 family protein, which gives rise to MLESILIPLAIVSLAELGDKTQLTILLLSSKTKKA
- a CDS encoding TMEM165/GDT1 family protein, encoding MVFVFISIIMALSLISALTIYLGKLLSNKLKESVLTKVSGIMFIVIGVTFFPILKF
- a CDS encoding aspartate kinase; this translates as MVEKIVSKFGGSLLYDKNSFLEAAKYIVDLTQKYKVISVVSAPKGVTDVLTKLYKNKKDKVILNLKNRYKKIIQGIRNLSIKETAFKLLNEELEKLKTPINYDQFISTGENHSGIILSHFLKYLGCNSIYMDGYKAGIIVDSRGVIKEELSIKNIKENLLHNLSKGYAPIVGGFVGKQLETGEYKLLGRNSTDVTGAIVAAAMKAKYEIIKDVPGIYIVEPEYGKTNIISRLSYDEAGELTWRGIEVIHPIAIKIAKAYNIPIQVKTIKSKTSTLVCNETATTYKKPIAGISARKFYLLTIYDEFMNTPEGRGYLSNVTSILSNYGIDIYDVATSANEISLTINLNHRFIMKEKIELIIERDLKRYGYKPKVKGGSVGALSVTGEVLKNNVSTISRLINVLNKSKINLFMISKSLNSSNIILIIDENKLKNAVNIIYREFFV
- a CDS encoding phospholipase D family protein — translated: MKVKVIIILLSFLTGILVGISLWNITPHPSHSITITFTKTIYQNATYANESIFSYEAYFSPNGKCEEKLIYWINKANQSIHIMIYSFTLDSIGDALINAYNKGVEVKIVMEKEQLTGYSEYYKLKKAGIEVKLDSNPALMHNKVAIIDGKIVITGSYNWSQNAETKNNENLLIIKSKGLAEVYELEFQKIWRQST
- a CDS encoding zinc-ribbon domain-containing protein, giving the protein MSQIKKPLKELDTFEVITQAINFYKAHFINLFTPLLISSVLTGLILSVVSISLPLNLTSYIRGNLNNLIPSVIVFFTAILFATILSWIINMIAGGVTVKYTSSLLEETPINLKESFKIVIRKLPALLGASFISGLLIAIGFMLLVVPGIILSIIFFLFTPAIIIENLGIIASLKRSRNLVAKRWIKTFGILLFLMILIGLASFISGRIQAFLVGSPIQIGFLISSIISALVTPIYFIAMTIYYYCMIAKASTTIPLVPPTIQETKYCIQCGAKIPINAKFCLICGAKQTINSS
- a CDS encoding MFS transporter translates to MVRKNIYLICAALFPLTICSGIIYSILSLFIADLGASKTQIGIVFTIGSIGGAVAAPLFGRTSDKIGSKVILLVSMALFFIVFLSYSLARNLIGMCIIQAIEGIAWAALGVSGMYLVTDSVPTEQKGEAIGLYNMTWYLGWIIGPGLGGFLSDSIGFRRTFILCSILILIGVLLTIKALNLIKGEVNESN
- a CDS encoding winged helix-turn-helix transcriptional regulator, which gives rise to MIRKTFSKLNLIQDELFKIFRETPLKLIKFSAILKSIFKKLSVDEGLKNEVLILLCKGLTFNKSFRKIPKLEQLIIEYESSNEPLLDYAKCFFAKALSNFFNEKISKYKNEAARKIFLRDLSDLTDILHSIPVEKLLTKIESLQFNEKTSVIFMDFINELKTLIDKKWNPDLEVERKINEAQKEIEFYLSKMENLSGFKLGSIGNYQEGLLIHCFFDPWYNDNSSLWGVSFYPILNILNLQPPYIFFDALRRGLLAREAAHFFTPNIIEKMERVYEQMDYCAYKILNDFEAEFWEFARHGLREESKEFDGINYYLEWEAIVGWDFLNKVFSRLKSINRFKSEINFSEYQSIVDSLALKPKHVSLTQEELSILNFLSEKPLISVSELSQKTGVSLPTVQKLLKTLRLKANIWPSVLVDLNKLNITCFLTLLKIKPHVLNELINIIWLFPYCGRIYKVFGETNLLCYFQIPLSYENFIYDYLTILKRADVIEKSFIFKVEEFYYNFNPRFYNASISDWDVPWDEWGLWLKEYLLTKGLLHVIKGRPKEGKRKIKVNKIDLELIRLLRVNARFPFSEIGFKLGVSGAYIGQRVRHLINSQVITPTVASFRIGLDEAVFVTFDCEEEDLTAIKSAFDELPMWQGFKISGDMEGVASMIYIPTGETQELLYAIDKYLIESKLVNKYMIHVIERWTGMRRWLPIELYTDGAGWIFDKNEYLNQLKDEVESLTNKS
- a CDS encoding MFS transporter, giving the protein MIKKAYLIELLKFKKNLWFLAFAAFLPYFSSGMIAAFIMVWLRELGASFLNVGIVNGISNLALALSFFIGGFLSDNYGGKKIFFLGLILSLLSSIFYGATGWLFTWLLVALGLILGRISIGFREASSFQIVYKASEKHKHASSFGLLSTFKQLGYVIGPVTGGLIAYIFGLKTPFILAPPITLAAIMLTSKLNLGESKVKLRFSLKEAKKALSLNSGVTILIFISLWDQFFLEIGNPFYMIFLNEEFKAPSYILGLCFTLMSLSTLVFSMISGVASDLIKKRKPSIIFSALVMALSVGLVAFAFNPWMFVASYFLAGVSTAISNTAIPSYFADVLKDKASTIFGFRFAAMYFTGCFSPLISGWVIQNFQSLRLPFIINFAGLIIEIPLLIAFFKE
- a CDS encoding DEAD/DEAH box helicase — encoded protein: MEKAEEALNVFSLFIKPIQEAIKERKFSVPTEAQQKAIPLILQGKNILLIAPTATGKTEAAILPVLNNLLVKGSNQIGVSILYITPLRALNRDMLDRLEWWCKKLELKVSVRHGDTDVKERSMQAKTPPTMLITTPETLQALLVGKIMKKHLKSVKYVIIDEVHELAEDKRGSQLSLALERLRWITKSEFQLIGLSATIGSPEAVAKFLVGENRSIEVIKIPIKRKTKIKILFPSVIDDDYKLANKLYTHPEVTARLRVIKDLIKAHDSVLLFTNTRAIAEVLASRFKVWDVNFPISIHHGSLAKLVRVTAEKSLKKGELKGLVCTSSLELGIDIGKIDYVIQYMSPRQVTRLIQRIGRSGHKVGRIAEGAIITLDSDDTLEAMVIARSVYQENLEQVKIPEKPFDVLTHQITGLLIQKNRWTFNEILKIFKEAYPYRNLTEEDVKAIAEYMHSRFPRLAWVSFNDKVMLKPKRIKELYEYYFREMSMIPDEKQYLVVDEDSDSSIGILDEAFIAEYGEPGVKFIMKGSPWMIKSVRGDKIYVKAITDPTGAIPSWIGEEIPVPFEVAQEVGSIRALVEESLKAGENLNKIVKRIANKYFVDEETVLKAISETVEHVKKGYPAPTDKRITIEDWDEYTIITCHFGTLVNRTLARLIGHVLSEELSSTIGVQQDAYRIVIQSIKGFGKNSVANVLRKISQTKKLTDLINEAAIKTGLFKRRAVHVARRFGALSKWVDATKISLKQLIKSFEDTIIFQEALKEAYDKDLDVLKTIEVLNDIKNGKIELAIIEKNEASPIARLGIEKIGQKTDLIPPEKMKRILIEAAKARILNEVKLFACISCWKFIKPIAVKNLPKNFSCPKCGSKTIGILSTTEDDALNALKKRVKSFKDKKIIEEAEESAKLYQKYGLITVYILAGKKLNFSDVEHIAQKVRGVNDKLFELIVEAEKESLKRRFW